A stretch of DNA from Kazachstania africana CBS 2517 chromosome 3, complete genome:
ACCCTTACATATAGAATTTGCACATATAGGGATTAAAAACGCACCTATTATCAGCACCACATAAGATAGACTTGTGCAAACAAAAAACCTAGAAGACAAGTCACCAGAATGATATGACCAAAGGATGAACAAGATCAGAAACACTACTGCCAGCCCATAACTGCCTGTGCTGTTGTTCATCTgaacttcttcatcagtgTTGATTCCTTCATCTAAGTATGTACCACTCTCCAAATTAGACATATTGAAGTTGTTTTTTGTAAGGTTTAAAAGTTAAATTAAGACGATAAAAAAACAGTGTGAACTTCAATATTacgaagaaaataaaagttctgaaatatatatatttgattattgTACCTCTCTTGTATTTAGCGAAGGGTATTCTTGctattaaaatatttttcgaTGGGAGCACATAGGCAAAAAATAACTTTAATTTAGGAAATTGTCAGTTTACTTTCTCTGAAAAGCTGAAGATGCTTCAATGACAACGAAACATGAATCAGACACAGAATATCGACAGTTTTTATAACCTTGTCTAGGTAACATCGATGCAGCCATTTCATTTCTCAACGGTTGCATTTTGTCCTCCCGACAATTGAAGCAATTAACTGCTGATTTTGGCTCTGAAGCTCAACAAGTTACATAAAATAATTCGACGTTATGTTTTTGGCAGTCGGTTTTCGGAGGCTGCATGATAGACAATTTTATCGTTTTTATGAGATGTAAATGAACCTCACTGGGGGCCAGGTACGACGGTTGCACAAATtgtaaaaataaaacagtGAGGGTTGTACGTATCTATGCCAAAAATAATCATCTGTATAAAGCTACTCACAGCAGCATCCCATTTTTGTACGATGTTATCGAAAAGAACAAACGAGTGCATTTTGAGGCAATAAGAATAGTAAAGACGACTAGTCCGGAACAGGTCCAAAATGATATGTTGTAATCAATACCAAATATTAATAGAGGTGCAGAGTCCAAAATAATGCCACTTTTTTTGTATATAAAGTGCAGGGTTCGGTGtataaatcatcaaaacGGATAgtttattttcaagttgttcttctttgaCTGTTTATGATATAAGTATACAATGGGGCTTTCAAGAACATTAACACAAAGAAAAACTTATTTTTCGCTCTTCTACCAATTTGCTTGTCGTTCTTTTGCTAATATGCTACACTGGGGCACTTCCGCTAGTTAAAAGAGCCCGCTGGTCATTTATAAAAGGTTCAACTTATGCGGCCTTAATTATGACCGCCGGTGCATTGACTATCCCTTATATTGCCGCCTCTGTTTGTTTGGCTACAACAAGTGGAGTGTGTGCTCCACTTGCCGGTTTAATTCTAAGCACAGTGGATGTCGTGGTTGCTGCCATAGTTTTAGGGCAAAGTGAAGGTGATGTGCCCTCTAAACGTAATTTGGGAACCTTTGAGGATTGGAATGGACCTTTCGGCTCTATTGTCAACATTTCAGTGTGGCCTCATGACAATAGTTCTGTAATTTCGACTGTTACCAGATCGCAGATAAATTTTAATTATGTAGCTGTTACTTCCCAATCTAACAGTAGTCTTTCAAAAAGGGACTCTACAACGCTAGCCAATTCACTACATTTTACTAGCCAATTTGGAAATCATGTGGCATCTTCTATTGTCTACACCGCCGAGGAATTGTCTCAACTAATTGTCACGGCCGTTCCTGGACAACTTGTCAATTCGAACTTTACCAAGCGTACTGATACATTTGAGGTAAGCTGGCTTTCATACAATTTTGATAACAGCAACAAGGGTTTAGCATATGATTGGTATGAAGCAGAAGGAGGAAGTTTTGATTCTGTGTTGGAAGAAGAGTTAACATCTGCTATTACAAAGAATCCTGACTGGAAATACTGCTTTTCTCCAGCAATGGTCAAAGCAGGAGAAGctcttgattttgatgatattcCGGGCGATGGTGATGGTACAGGCAATGTAGCAAAAGGTGAAATCTACTTCAACACATATGGTGGGATTGATAGCTTCTGCAATGACGCTTATGATGGTACTGACCGTTACTGAGACttattttaaattttgtaagATCGTGACACGGCTGTGTCCGAAATAAATTTCTAtcaatataaaatttatgaGTATTCGCACATATAAGTAATATGTATATTAGAATAGTTGTCTAAGACGGGAGTCATATTCCATacaatttaataaaataaacaaTTGATGTGAAAG
This window harbors:
- the KAFR0C06580 gene encoding DUF5341 domain-containing protein, encoding MTAGALTIPYIAASVCLATTSGVCAPLAGLILSTVDVVVAAIVLGQSEGDVPSKRNLGTFEDWNGPFGSIVNISVWPHDNSSVISTVTRSQINFNYVAVTSQSNSSLSKRDSTTLANSLHFTSQFGNHVASSIVYTAEELSQLIVTAVPGQLVNSNFTKRTDTFEVSWLSYNFDNSNKGLAYDWYEAEGGSFDSVLEEELTSAITKNPDWKYCFSPAMVKAGEALDFDDIPGDGDGTGNVAKGEIYFNTYGGIDSFCNDAYDGTDRY